The following nucleotide sequence is from Roseofilum reptotaenium CS-1145.
CACATTCATGAGATGAGGAAGACTCACGTTATAGAATGGATATCGCTACAGGCAAATAAAGCATCAATCGTTGCATCAGTGTGTACAGGTGCGTTTTTACTTGCGCAAGCTGGTGTACTCAAATCCAACAAAGTTACAACTCATTGGGAAGATACCGATGATCTAAGGCGATTGTTCCCAAAACTAGATGTAGTCGAAGGAGTTAGATGGGTTGATGAGGGTAACTTGCTAACATCTGGAGGCATATCTGCTGGGATAGATATGAGCCTACATATTGTAGGAAAAGTTACTGAGGAGGCGTTGGCTCTAAGAACGGCAAAACAAATGGAGTTTGCATGGACAAAAAACTCATAATTCCAGCAGCAGTAGACCCACTTCCTGAGTCCATCCAATATCCGCAAACCTTCATTTGAGGGAAAAT
It contains:
- a CDS encoding DJ-1/PfpI family protein, which codes for MNIGIYIYEEAEVLDFSGPFEVFSTAARLSEEVDLFNVFLVAESNEPIKARGGYMVLPNFGFSNHPSIDLLIVVGGVHIHEMRKTHVIEWISLQANKASIVASVCTGAFLLAQAGVLKSNKVTTHWEDTDDLRRLFPKLDVVEGVRWVDEGNLLTSGGISAGIDMSLHIVGKVTEEALALRTAKQMEFAWTKNS